In one Umezawaea sp. Da 62-37 genomic region, the following are encoded:
- a CDS encoding ATP/GTP-binding protein, whose translation MSSGALGRPGSPAKPTMSTKIVVAGGFGVGKTTFVGSVSEIVPLTTEAVMTEASIGIDDLSATPNKVTTTVAMDFGRVSLDSDLILYLFGTPGQHRFWFMWDDLVRGAIGAVVLVDTRRLDDAFASIDFFEDRELPYVVGVNCFDGLMHHKVEDIREALTISLSVPIVPCDARNRQSTKQTLITLVEHALRQPTFA comes from the coding sequence ATGAGCTCTGGTGCTCTCGGACGACCGGGGTCGCCCGCCAAGCCCACCATGTCGACGAAGATCGTCGTCGCGGGCGGCTTCGGCGTCGGCAAGACGACCTTCGTCGGATCGGTGTCCGAGATCGTGCCGTTGACCACGGAGGCGGTGATGACCGAGGCGAGTATCGGCATCGACGACCTGTCGGCGACCCCGAACAAGGTCACCACCACCGTGGCCATGGACTTCGGTCGCGTGTCCCTGGACAGCGACCTGATCCTGTACCTGTTCGGCACGCCCGGTCAGCACCGGTTCTGGTTCATGTGGGACGACCTGGTGCGCGGCGCGATCGGCGCCGTCGTCCTGGTCGACACCCGCAGGCTCGACGACGCTTTCGCCTCGATCGACTTCTTCGAGGACCGCGAACTGCCCTACGTGGTGGGGGTGAACTGCTTCGACGGTCTCATGCACCACAAGGTGGAGGACATCCGCGAAGCGCTCACCATCTCGCTGTCGGTGCCCATCGTCCCGTGCGACGCGCGCAACCGGCAGTCGACGAAGCAGACGCTGATCACGCTGGTGGAACACGCGTTGCGCCAGCCGACCTTCGCGTGA
- a CDS encoding roadblock/LC7 domain-containing protein gives MTTTSEELDNFSWLVEDFVSRVAGVAHAIVVSADGLLLAGSERLPTDRAEQLAAVASGLISLNQGAARCFEAGEVRQTVVEMERGYLFLMSISDGSCLAVLAAPNCDIGLIGYAMTRLVERVGVQLTPEIRSQLHVSMRG, from the coding sequence GTGACCACCACGTCCGAAGAACTGGACAACTTCAGCTGGCTGGTCGAGGACTTCGTCAGCCGAGTGGCCGGTGTAGCGCACGCCATCGTGGTGTCCGCGGACGGCCTCCTCCTGGCGGGGTCCGAGCGTCTCCCGACCGACCGCGCCGAACAACTCGCCGCGGTGGCGTCGGGCCTCATCAGCCTCAACCAGGGCGCGGCGCGCTGCTTCGAAGCGGGCGAGGTCCGGCAGACGGTGGTCGAGATGGAGCGGGGCTACCTGTTCCTCATGTCGATCAGCGACGGCTCCTGCCTGGCCGTGCTGGCCGCTCCCAACTGCGACATCGGGCTCATCGGCTACGCCATGACCCGGCTCGTCGAGCGAGTGGGCGTCCAGCTCACGCCGGAGATCCGCTCGCAGCTCCACGTCTCGATGCGCGGCTGA
- a CDS encoding nitrate- and nitrite sensing domain-containing protein, with the protein MVLLVPALTTLALAGLRLTSQLDDVELFGKVQRELALSAQAASVSNAIQLERDSAVHFVAAGRSDNAISVDQAARSSKVDAEVGKYRDVAASTEGIDPAVAEAFQKSLQSLDNLSSLRNTMLTTKYPDASVLSGYSQILTSVNQVHRVAASSVSNPRLNPLSEANLALYSAQEQLTQQNAILVATARRGGFAPGQVGSLRSAQSRLDAAFTDFTASASQENRQLFQDVVSGGAVDGRNRLVQLALVQQEENDEGRVEIGDREVLQAGEETANLITTVSADIQKQIEAETNDLIDEGRANAWRDAALVLIALIIAFGLMAIVARSMIIPLRVLRRTALDVARNRLPEAIQRIRQHRDPERAAEEALFPVPINTTEEVGQVARAFDAVQREAVRLAVEQVALRANVNDMFINLSRRSQALVERQIGVIDRLEQDEQDPDQLASLFELDHLATQMRRNSENLLVLSGTTVNRRVTRPVPVSEVLGAAVSEVEKYARIQIAPGPEIKVQGRVVNDLAHLIAELLDNATAFSKPTTKVTVRATETRRGEIAIRIHDRGVGMQDNDIIEANHKLSEPPEVDVSVAREMGLYVVGQLAKRHEIRVTLTNNDDIEGGVTAQVVLPVSLLHKGASQLPPPPPARASNASSFEQHLSGQSETTGVGVIAGVPKWTPGQAEPGQYEPAPYEPAPYESGQFESGQFPSGQFPQVMRTPDEDPHAEHLVERTSTDGLFTSTFAGTPAAPEGVEQIDYSYPPVAERTALPRKPPAKPKVEPVTERLPIYEDVLSRWFQGGEAGEPPGKGTAVPAPVANGNGKPGGSEATELFAPVGVLEAPAQRSASPALPKREVQDTPPMPVRKKAPRLDQLPIPEAEPATPAPSSKGTADWGGADEGWQTANKVLKTAVDDKTTAGLPKRVPNARLIPGSPKQQATPAKSGAPSGQSGPSGQSASTATTAPPRRRSAERLRQQFATYQRGVQMGRESLDDAESWDSPLFSTTSGDMSAEKEQQ; encoded by the coding sequence GTGGTGCTGCTGGTCCCCGCGCTGACCACGCTCGCGCTCGCGGGACTGCGGCTCACCAGCCAGCTCGACGACGTCGAGCTGTTCGGCAAGGTGCAGCGCGAACTCGCGCTGAGCGCGCAGGCCGCTTCGGTGTCCAACGCGATCCAGCTCGAACGCGACTCCGCCGTCCACTTCGTGGCGGCCGGGCGTTCGGACAACGCGATCAGCGTCGACCAGGCGGCGCGCTCGAGCAAGGTCGACGCCGAAGTCGGCAAGTACCGGGACGTCGCGGCCTCCACCGAGGGCATCGACCCCGCGGTGGCCGAAGCGTTCCAGAAGTCGTTGCAGTCGCTGGACAACCTCAGCTCGCTGCGCAACACGATGCTCACCACGAAGTACCCCGACGCCTCGGTCCTCAGTGGTTACAGCCAGATCCTGACCTCGGTGAACCAGGTGCACAGGGTCGCGGCGAGCAGCGTGAGCAACCCGCGGCTGAACCCGTTGTCGGAGGCCAACCTCGCGCTCTACAGCGCGCAGGAGCAGCTGACGCAGCAGAACGCGATCCTCGTCGCGACGGCCAGGCGCGGTGGGTTCGCGCCCGGCCAGGTGGGCTCCCTGCGTTCCGCGCAGTCCAGGTTGGACGCGGCGTTCACCGACTTCACCGCCTCCGCCTCGCAGGAGAACCGCCAGCTGTTCCAGGACGTCGTGAGCGGTGGGGCCGTCGACGGCCGCAACCGGCTCGTCCAGCTCGCACTGGTGCAGCAGGAGGAGAACGACGAGGGACGGGTCGAGATCGGCGACCGGGAGGTCCTGCAGGCCGGTGAGGAGACGGCGAACCTCATCACCACGGTCTCCGCGGACATCCAGAAGCAGATCGAGGCCGAGACCAACGACCTGATCGACGAGGGCCGGGCGAACGCCTGGCGCGACGCGGCCCTGGTGCTCATCGCCCTCATCATCGCGTTCGGCCTCATGGCGATCGTCGCCCGCTCCATGATCATCCCGCTCAGGGTGCTGCGCCGCACCGCCCTGGACGTGGCGCGCAACCGGCTTCCGGAGGCGATCCAGAGGATCCGCCAGCACCGCGACCCGGAGCGCGCCGCGGAGGAAGCCCTCTTCCCGGTGCCGATCAACACGACCGAGGAGGTCGGCCAGGTGGCCCGCGCGTTCGACGCGGTCCAGCGCGAGGCCGTCCGCCTCGCGGTCGAGCAGGTGGCCCTCCGCGCGAACGTCAACGACATGTTCATCAACCTGTCGCGCCGCAGCCAGGCGCTCGTCGAGCGCCAGATCGGCGTCATCGACCGGTTGGAGCAGGACGAGCAGGACCCGGACCAGCTCGCGAGCCTCTTCGAGCTGGACCACCTCGCGACGCAGATGCGCCGCAACAGCGAGAACCTCCTGGTGCTCTCCGGCACGACGGTCAACCGGCGCGTCACGCGCCCGGTGCCGGTGTCCGAGGTGCTCGGCGCCGCGGTGTCCGAAGTGGAGAAGTACGCCCGGATCCAGATCGCGCCGGGGCCGGAGATCAAGGTGCAGGGCCGGGTCGTCAACGACCTCGCGCACCTCATCGCCGAGCTGCTCGACAACGCGACCGCGTTCTCCAAGCCCACCACCAAGGTCACGGTGCGGGCGACGGAGACCCGTCGCGGCGAGATCGCGATCCGCATCCACGACCGCGGTGTCGGTATGCAGGACAACGACATCATCGAGGCCAACCACAAGCTGAGCGAGCCGCCCGAGGTCGACGTGTCCGTCGCCCGCGAGATGGGTCTCTACGTGGTCGGCCAGCTGGCCAAGCGGCACGAGATCCGCGTGACGCTGACCAACAACGACGACATCGAGGGCGGTGTCACCGCACAGGTGGTGCTGCCGGTCTCGTTGCTGCACAAGGGCGCCTCGCAGTTGCCGCCCCCGCCGCCCGCGCGCGCCTCCAACGCGTCGAGCTTCGAGCAGCACCTGTCCGGCCAGTCCGAGACGACCGGTGTCGGCGTCATCGCGGGTGTTCCGAAGTGGACGCCCGGCCAGGCCGAACCCGGCCAGTACGAGCCCGCTCCCTACGAACCCGCCCCGTACGAGTCGGGCCAGTTCGAATCGGGCCAGTTCCCGTCGGGCCAGTTCCCGCAGGTGATGCGGACGCCCGACGAGGACCCGCACGCGGAGCACCTGGTCGAGCGCACCTCGACCGACGGCCTGTTCACCTCGACCTTCGCCGGCACCCCGGCGGCGCCCGAGGGCGTCGAGCAGATCGACTACTCGTACCCGCCCGTCGCGGAGCGCACGGCACTGCCGCGCAAACCCCCGGCGAAGCCGAAGGTCGAGCCGGTCACCGAGCGGCTGCCGATCTACGAGGACGTGCTGTCGCGCTGGTTCCAGGGCGGCGAGGCGGGCGAGCCCCCCGGCAAGGGCACCGCCGTTCCCGCGCCCGTCGCGAACGGCAACGGCAAGCCGGGCGGCAGCGAGGCGACGGAGCTGTTCGCGCCCGTGGGCGTCCTCGAGGCACCCGCGCAGCGGAGCGCTTCCCCGGCACTGCCGAAGCGGGAGGTCCAGGACACCCCGCCGATGCCGGTCCGCAAGAAGGCGCCGCGGCTCGACCAGCTCCCGATCCCCGAGGCCGAGCCCGCGACCCCCGCCCCCTCCTCCAAGGGCACCGCCGACTGGGGTGGCGCGGACGAGGGTTGGCAGACGGCGAACAAGGTGCTCAAGACCGCGGTGGACGACAAGACGACCGCCGGGCTGCCCAAGCGGGTGCCCAACGCGCGTCTCATCCCCGGATCGCCGAAGCAGCAGGCGACGCCCGCGAAGAGCGGCGCGCCGAGCGGTCAGAGTGGCCCGAGCGGGCAGTCCGCGTCGACCGCCACGACCGCGCCTCCCCGGAGGCGTTCCGCCGAGCGGCTGCGGCAGCAGTTCGCCACCTACCAGCGGGGTGTGCAGATGGGTCGCGAGTCCCTTGACGACGCCGAGTCGTGGGACAGCCCCTTGTTCAGCACGACTTCAGGGGACATGAGCGCAGAGAAGGAGCAGCAGTGA
- a CDS encoding ABC transporter substrate-binding protein gives MTRRVGRHARMIVGGLSVLAMLTSVAGCGLLGGKEAETPATSAAADGKVEKATINLGVLPVLDVASVHVAIKKGYFKEEGLDVKLTTLETGAASIPALKSGDLDFSFGNWVSFFTAETKDALKDVGGFKLVSDGYQAKPEMFLLLGKKDGPIKGPKDLAGKNIGINAKRNIAELTAKATLEANNVDPNGVTFTEMKFGDMQAAVENGSVDAAFMVEPFITSAQRTAGQVTVMDAASGPTDNIPIAGYTTTGKFAQANPKTVAAFQRAMAKGQKDAADRSIVEPLLQDYAKVDKETASLVHFGEYPTSLDATRLQRVSTLMKTYGLIDKELDVKPLIIATPGS, from the coding sequence ATGACTCGAAGAGTCGGCCGCCACGCACGCATGATCGTCGGCGGTTTGTCCGTCCTCGCGATGCTCACCTCCGTCGCAGGTTGCGGCCTGCTGGGTGGCAAGGAGGCGGAAACCCCCGCCACCTCCGCAGCCGCCGACGGCAAGGTGGAGAAGGCCACGATCAACCTTGGCGTCCTCCCGGTTCTCGACGTGGCCTCGGTCCACGTCGCGATCAAGAAGGGCTACTTCAAGGAAGAGGGCCTGGACGTCAAGCTGACGACCCTCGAGACCGGCGCGGCGTCCATCCCCGCCCTGAAGAGCGGTGACCTGGACTTCTCCTTCGGCAACTGGGTCTCGTTCTTCACCGCCGAGACCAAGGACGCGCTGAAGGACGTCGGCGGCTTCAAGCTCGTCTCGGACGGCTACCAGGCCAAGCCCGAGATGTTCCTGCTCCTGGGCAAGAAGGACGGCCCGATCAAGGGCCCGAAGGACCTCGCGGGCAAGAACATCGGGATCAACGCGAAGCGGAACATCGCCGAGCTGACCGCGAAGGCCACGCTGGAGGCGAACAACGTCGACCCGAACGGCGTCACCTTCACCGAGATGAAGTTCGGTGACATGCAGGCGGCGGTCGAGAACGGTTCCGTCGACGCGGCCTTCATGGTCGAGCCCTTCATCACCAGCGCCCAGCGCACCGCGGGCCAGGTCACGGTGATGGACGCCGCTTCCGGCCCGACCGACAACATCCCGATCGCCGGTTACACGACGACCGGGAAGTTCGCGCAGGCGAACCCGAAGACCGTCGCGGCGTTCCAGCGCGCGATGGCCAAGGGCCAGAAGGACGCCGCGGACCGCTCCATCGTGGAGCCGCTGCTGCAGGACTACGCGAAGGTCGACAAGGAAACCGCCAGCCTGGTCCACTTCGGTGAGTACCCGACCAGTTTGGACGCGACGCGGCTCCAGCGCGTCTCGACGCTCATGAAGACCTACGGCCTGATCGACAAGGAGCTCGACGTCAAGCCCCTGATCATCGCCACCCCCGGTAGCTGA